A stretch of the Bacteroidales bacterium genome encodes the following:
- a CDS encoding tetratricopeptide repeat protein gives MNRFVLSIIIVLVQLPILLFGQDYQTYIKDAEHYYAEAKYDSAILTYQKVLDEGYHSTELYYNLGNSFYKQNEIPSAILYFEKALKLDPANEDALFNLKLANTRIQDKIESLPLLFFVRWYVGLYNMFSVDNWAKISLVLFSISALFSLLYFLGKSIFMRKTGFYFGLIFLFLSVSGLFLTYKKHISQIEQAQAIVFKPSVTVKSSPNANGVDLFVIHEGTKLWVIDKVGQWCEIKIANGSIGWIETKTIELI, from the coding sequence ATGAATAGATTTGTATTAAGTATAATTATCGTTTTAGTGCAGTTGCCAATCTTGCTTTTCGGACAAGATTACCAAACGTATATTAAAGATGCTGAGCATTATTATGCTGAAGCTAAATATGATTCGGCAATTTTAACCTATCAAAAAGTATTAGACGAAGGTTATCATTCTACTGAGCTTTATTATAATCTTGGAAACAGTTTTTATAAACAAAACGAAATACCATCGGCAATTTTATATTTTGAAAAAGCTTTAAAACTTGATCCCGCTAACGAAGATGCTCTATTCAATTTAAAGTTAGCCAATACTCGTATTCAGGACAAGATAGAATCTTTGCCTTTATTGTTTTTTGTACGATGGTATGTTGGTTTGTACAATATGTTCTCGGTTGATAATTGGGCTAAGATTTCGTTGGTGCTATTTTCCATTTCTGCTTTGTTTAGCCTGTTGTATTTTTTGGGGAAGAGTATTTTTATGAGAAAAACAGGCTTTTATTTCGGCTTGATTTTTCTGTTTTTATCGGTTTCAGGACTATTCTTAACTTACAAAAAGCATATTAGTCAGATTGAGCAAGCACAAGCTATAGTGTTTAAGCCTTCTGTTACGGTTAAAAGCTCGCCTAATGCAAATGGTGTTGATTTATTTGTTATTCACGAAGGAACCAAACTATGGGTAATAGATAAAGTTGGGCAATGGTGCGAAATTAAAATCGCTAATGGTAGTATTGGCTGGATAGAAACAAAAACGATAGAATTGATTTAG